From a region of the Zingiber officinale cultivar Zhangliang chromosome 4B, Zo_v1.1, whole genome shotgun sequence genome:
- the LOC121974796 gene encoding ABC transporter C family MRP4-like, producing MGSFSLSSFGDLPLHEQIATVAYASLALCFFFFASMRRIIACAAGRVPSIKDDERYPLTALRSTGGDRFVRVGYWFKITVFCCFYVFFLQVVVLVYEIVRSVTREAESRNYNILYLPSVEALGWLVLCLLVLHCKFKALPKFPLLIRLWWFISFIFCLYIGYIDSKGLVSKLVSLNSHTLSNYAAFPVLAFLFVASVLGGTSIELYRDHQDLREPLIAGEEEAGCLKVTPYSDASLFSLATLSWLDPLLSLGVKRPLELRDIPLLDPKDRSKTCYKILNSNWERLKAENPENQPSLAVAIFRSFWKEAALNAVFAGLNTAVSYVGPYLISYFVDYLSGKITFPHEGYILASIFFSAKLIETLTSRQWYLGVDILGMHVRSGLTAMVYRKGLRLSSTSRQSHTSGEIVNYMAVDVQRVGDYSWYLHDIWMLPLQIILALAILYKNVGIATVATLVATIISILVTIPLAKVQEEYQDHLMTAKDERMRKTTECLRNMRILKLQAWEDKYRLKLEDMRNVEFKWLKKALYTQSVVTFIFWGSPIFVSVITFATSILLGGQLTAGGVLSALATFRILQEPLRNFPDLVSMIAQTKVSLDRISGFLQEEELRDDATIVVPRCFTNNVVEIKDGEFSWDPSFATPTLFGIQLQVEKGMRIAVCGVVGSGKSSFLSCILGEIPKTSGEVRISGSAAYVPQSAWIQSGNIEENILFGSPMDKPRYKSVIHACCLKKDLELLSHGDQTIIGDRGINLSGGQKQRVQLARALYQDADFYLLDDPFSALDAQTGSELFKEYILTALASKTVIYVTHQVEFLPAADKILVLKDGQIIQAGKYEDLLLAGTDFNELVSAHHEAIETMDILEDSNGTIHTGISSISGKRLTMSPSSVDKMKSETPEDGTPSEKKLIKEKKKVKRTRKKQQAQEEERERGRVSLKVYLSYMTAAYKGALIPLIILAQTMFQVLQIAGNWWMAWANPQTRGDRPKTNSMVLLVVYMSLAFGSSLFVFIRAVFVATFGLEAAQKLFVRMLRTIFRAPMSFFDTTPAGRILNRVSVDQSVVDLDIPFRLGGFAATTIQLLGIVGVMSKVTWQVLLLFFPMALACLWMQKYYMASSRELVRIVSIQKSPVIHLFGESIAGAATIRGFNQEKRFMKRNQYLLDCFARPFFCSIAAIEWLCLRMELLSTFVFAFCMALLVSFPHGSIDPSMAGLAVTYGLNLNARLSRWILSFCKLENKIISIERINQYCQIPSEAPPIVENCRPPTTWPETGNIELINLKARYKDTLPLVLHGINCLFPGGNKIGIVGRTGSGKSTLIQTLFRLIEPAEGKIIIDSIDISTIGLHDLRSRLSIIPQDPTLFEGTIRLNLDPLEEHSDQEIWQALGKCQLGEVISQKPQKLDAPVLENGDNWSVGQRQLVSLGRALLKQARILVLDEATASVDTATDNLIQKIIRREFKNCTVCTIAHRIPTVIDSDLVLVLSDGRVAEFDSPQRLLEDKSSMFLRLVSEYSTRSSSMSDA from the exons ATGGGTTCCTTTTCCCTCAGCTCGTTCGGTGACCTCCCTTTACACGAGCAGATTGCGACGGTGGCCTATGCATCGCTTGCCCTCTgcttctttttctttgcttcaatGCGGCGAATTATTGCCTGTGCCGCCGGCCGGGTTCCTTCTATCAAGGATGATGAACGATACCCTCTAACTGCTCTCCGCAGTACTGGTGGTGATCGATTTGTAAGAGTTGGTTATTGGTTCAAGATTACAGTTTTCTGTTGCTTCTATGTTTTCTTCCTCCAAGTGGTGGTATTAGTATACGAGATTGTAAGGTCGGTTACAAGAGAGGCAGAATCCAGAAACTACAATATTCTTTACCTGCCGTCTGTGGAAGCATTGGGATGGCTTGTCTTGTGCTTATTGGTACTCCATTGTAAATTTAAGGCATTGCCTAAATTTCCATTATTGATTAGGCTATGGTGGTTTATATCATTCATTTTTTGCCTTTACATTGGTTACATTGATAGCAAGGGATTAGTTTCCAAGTTGGTTAGCCTAAATTCACACACACTTTCAAATTATGCAGCGTTTCCTGTCCTTGCTTTTCTTTTTGTTGCCTCAGTTTTGGGTGGCACATCCATTGAACTTTATAGGGATCATCAAGACCTCAGAGAACCATTGATTGCTGGGGAAGAAGAAGCTGGTTGTCTTAAAGTCACTCCTTACAGTGATGCAAGCCTTTTCAGCCTTGCAACTCTGTCCTGGCTTGATCCACTCTTATCATTGGGTGTGAAAAGGCCATTGGAACTGCGGGACATACCTTTGCTAGACCCAAAAGATCGTTCAAAGACTTGTTACAAGATACTGAATTCAAATTGGGAAAGGTTGAAAGCTGAGAATCCTGAGAATCAACCATCATTAGCAGTGGCTATTTTCCGTTCCTTTTGGAAAGAAGCTGCTTTGAATGCTGTCTTTGCTGGGTTGAACACAGCAGTTTCTTATGTAGGTCCCTATCTGATAAGTTATTTTGTTGATTACCTGAGTGGCAAGATAACATTCCCTCATGAGGGTTACATTTTAGCCTCAATATTTTTTTCTGCTAAGTTGATTGAAACTCTTACTAGTCGACAGTGGTACTTGGGAGTAGACATATTGGGCATGCATGTTAGATCTGGCTTGACAGCTATGGTGTACAGAAAAGGGCTCAGGTTATCCAGTACATCTCGACAGAGCCATACGAGTGGTGAAATTGTAAACTACATGGCAGTTGATGTACAAAGGGTGGGTGATTATTCTTGGTATTTGCATGACATATGGATGCTTCCACTACAAATCATTCTTGCTTTAGCAATCTTGTATAAGAATGTAGGTATTGCGACAGTTGCAACATTGGTAGCGACCATTATCTCCATCCTTGTTACTATCCCTCTTGCGAAGGTTCAAGAAGAGTATCAAGATCATTTAATGACTGCTAAGGATGAAAGAATGAGGAAGACCACTGAATGTTTAAGGAACATGAGAATCCTGAAGTTGCAGGCGTGGGAAGACAAATACCGCTTGAAATTAGAGGACATGAGGAATGTTGAGTTCAAGTGGCTCAAGAAAGCCTTATATACACAGTCTGTTGTAACCTTCATTTTCTGGGGATCCCCTATATTTGTCTCAGTCATAACTTTTGCCACTTCTATTTTGTTGGGCGGCCAGCTAACAGCTGGGGGTGTGCTTTCAGCTTTAGCCACTTTTAGGATTCTTCAAGAACCGCTTAGGAATTTTCCAGATTTGGTATCCATGATTGCTCAAACAAAGGTTTCGCTAGACCGAATATCTGGTTTCCTACAAGAAGAAGAGTTACGAGATGATGCTACTATAGTTGTTCCTCGGTGCTTTACAAATAATGTTGTTGAAATTAAAGATGGAGAATTTTCTTGGGATCCCTCCTTTGCAACACCTACACTCTTTGGTATTCAACTGCAAGTTGAAAAGGGCATGCGTATTGCAGTCTGTGGTGTTGTTGGTTCTGGCAAGTCTAGTTTTCTTTCTTGCATACTGGGTGAGATCCCAAAAACTTCTGGTGAA GTTAGGATAAGTGGATCTGCAGCTTATGTACCTCAGTCAGCTTGGATACAATCTGGGAATATAGAAGAGAACATTCTGTTTGGTAGTCCAATGGATAAGCCGAGATACAAAAGTGTTATTCATGCTTGTTGCTTGAAAAAGGATTTGGAATTGTTATCACATGGAGACCAAACAATAATTGGTGATAGAGGTATTAACCTGAGTGGTGGACAAAAACAAAGGGTGCAGCTCGCTAGAGCACTTTATCaagatgcagatttttatttactTGATGATCCTTTCAGTGCCCTTGATGCTCAAACAGGAAGTGAACTTTTTAAG GAATATATACTGACAGCACTAGCTAGCAAGACTGTAATTTATGTCACTCATCAAGTTGAATTTCTTCCAGCTGCTGACAAAATATTG GTCCTGAAAGATGGTCAAATTATACAGGCTGGAAAATATGAGGATCTTTTGCTGGCTGGTACTGACTTCAATGAACTAGTTTCAGCTCATCATGAAGCAATTGAGACAATGGACATTTTGGAAGATTCTAATGGAACCATTCATACTGGAATTTCTTCCATCTCTGGCAAAAGGTTAACAATGAGTCCTAGCAGTGTTGATAAAATGAAAAGTGAAACACCAGAAGATGGAACACCATCAGAGAAAAAATTgataaaagagaaaaagaaagtgaaACGAACGAGAAAAAAACAGCAGGCTCAAGAAGAGGAGCGAGAGAGAGGAAGAGTTAGTTTGAAAGTTTACCTGTCATATATGACTGCAGCATACAAGGGAGCATTAATTCCATTAATTATCCTTGCTCAGACTATGTTTCAGGTGCTACAAATAGCAGGCAATTGGTGGATGGCATGGGCCAATCCTCAAACCAGAGGCGACAGACCAAAGACAAATAGCATGGTTCTTTTAGTTGTTTACATGAGCCTTGCTTTTGGAAGTTCTCTGTTTGTTTTTATTAGAGCTGTTTTTGTAGCTACATTTGGTCTAGAAGCTGCTCAAAAATTGTTTGTAAGGATGCTCAGAACTATCTTTCGTGCCCCAATGTCTTTTTTTGACACAACTCCAGCTGGAAGGATACTGAATCGA GTCTCCGTGGATCAAAGTGTTGTAGATCTTGATATACCATTTAGACTGGGTGGTTTTGCTGCAACCACAATACAGCTTCTTGGTATAGTTGGTGTTATGAGCAAAGTTACATGGCAAGTTCTGCTTCTGTTTTTCCCCATGGCACTAGCTTGCTTATGGATGCAG AAATATTACATGGCTTCGTCAAGGGAGCTGGTTCGGATTGTTAGCATTCAAAAATCCCCTGTCATCCATCTCTTTGGAGAGTCTATTGCTGGGGCTGCTACTATTAGAGGTTTCAACCAAGAAAAGCGTTTTATGAAGAGGAACCAATACTTGCTCGATTGCTTTGCCCGTCCATTCTTCTGTAGTATTGCAGCAATTGAATGGCTGTGTTTGAGGATGGAACTACTCTCAACTTTTGTATTTGCTTTCTGCATGGCTCTGCTTGTTAGCTTCCCACATGGATCCATTGATCCCA GTATGGCAGGTCTGGCTGTAACATATGGCTTAAATCTGAATGCTCGTTTATCACGGTGGATACTGAGCTTTTGTAAGCTTGAGAACAAAATTATTTCCATTGAGCGCATAAATCAGTATTGCCAAATTCCAAGTGAAGCACCACCCATTGTTGAGAATTGTCGCCCTCCTACTACATGGCCAGAGACTGGGAATATTGAATTGATCAATCTCAAG GCCCGTTATAAAGATACACTACCTTTAGTCCTTCATGGTATAAACTGCCTTTTTCCTGGTGGGAACAAGATTGGAATTGTTGGGCGAACTGGAAGCGGTAAATCTACTCTTATACAGACACTGTTTCGTTTAATTGAACCTGCAGAAGGGAAAATCATCATCGATAGCATTGATATTTCCACTATTGGTCTACATGATCTTCGATCTCGACTTAGCATCATTCCCCAAGATCCTACTTTGTTCGAGGGTACAATCAGGCTTAATCTTGATCCTCTTGAAGAGCATTCTGATCAAGAAATCTGGCAG GCTCTTGGCAAATGTCAGCTTGGAGAGGTGATCAGTCAAAAGCCACAAAAACTTGATGCTCCAG TTTTGGAGAATGGAGACAACTGGAGTGTCGGACAGCGTCAACTTGTTTCGCTAGGCAGGGCATTACTCAAGCAGGCTCGAATATTGGTGCTTGATGAGGCAACAGCATCAGTTGATACTGCAACAGATAATCTTATCCAAAAGATCATACGAAGGGAATTCAAGAATTGTACTGTATGCACCATTGCACACCGTATACCTACTGTTATTGATAGTGATCTGGTTTTAGTACTCAGTGATG GTAGAGTAGCTGAATTTGATAGTCCACAGCGGCTGTTGGAAGACAAGTCATCAATGTTTCTTAGGTTAGTTTCTGAGTACTCTACCCGATCGAGCAGTATGTCTGATGCTTGA